One window of Mediterraneibacter gnavus ATCC 29149 genomic DNA carries:
- a CDS encoding GntR family transcriptional regulator encodes MDSAEKMVYEDEKLSYRTPIYLQLREIIRNRIEEGEYLPGTAIPSENKLAETYGINRLTVRNAVDTLVNEGVLQRVQGKGVFVVGDKYEENLEEHGGFVSIMSSGSKRVSVKEQSKVYRPAGNKFANYFNIEPEDLIFCVRHFITLDGEPLSIEDIYVPKEVLPELEVVNSSVFTIKDIFAFYGIELSSMQQTMEIIEGTAKLRKLLGAPEGVAIIMLGCDYWDSNGRAIAYSRSFIRSDRSSFTIRLHD; translated from the coding sequence GTGGATTCAGCAGAAAAAATGGTATATGAAGATGAAAAATTAAGTTATCGGACTCCGATTTATTTACAGTTAAGAGAAATTATAAGAAATAGAATCGAAGAAGGCGAGTATCTGCCTGGAACAGCGATTCCATCGGAAAATAAACTGGCAGAAACGTATGGGATCAATCGTTTGACAGTTCGAAATGCGGTTGATACTCTGGTGAATGAAGGGGTTCTGCAGAGGGTACAGGGAAAAGGTGTTTTTGTTGTTGGCGATAAATACGAAGAGAATCTGGAAGAGCACGGTGGTTTTGTAAGCATTATGTCTTCAGGATCCAAAAGAGTTTCCGTAAAGGAACAGTCGAAAGTATACAGACCGGCAGGAAATAAATTTGCAAATTATTTCAATATTGAACCAGAGGATCTGATTTTTTGTGTGCGACATTTTATTACTTTAGATGGCGAACCGTTATCAATAGAAGATATTTATGTTCCGAAGGAAGTACTTCCGGAATTGGAAGTTGTGAATTCTTCTGTGTTTACGATTAAGGACATTTTTGCATTTTATGGGATTGAACTTTCAAGTATGCAGCAAACGATGGAGATTATAGAAGGGACAGCAAAGTTAAGAAAATTGTTGGGAGCTCCGGAGGGAGTTGCGATCATCATGCTTGGCTGCGATTATTGGGACAGCAATGGAAGAGCCATTGCATACAGTCGGTCATTCATAAGAAGTGATCGAAGTTCGTTTACAATTCGGCTTCATGATTAA
- a CDS encoding Na+/H+ antiporter NhaC family protein translates to MDAVYVGWLSILPPVIAIILALITKEVLFSLITGILSGTLIYSFASGTNPIIGSVSTAFEVMIQKTDMNIMVFCFLLGGLVYLVNASGGAEAYGKWASKVIRTKRSSLLLTSLLGCLIFLDDYFNCLTVGTVMKPVTDRYKVSRAKLAYIIDATAAPICIIAPISSWAAAVGSYLKNTGAFDSEFKAFITAIPYNFYALLSLFMVLLVCAFSLDFGPMAKHEALAKTGVLGELEEKNADKEVSAKKGHVIDMILPILVLIIIAILGMLYNGGYWSGDPALHSITAALGNCVAAQALVWGSFAGLITALCLYVPRKIMSFKEFMDNFTKGMQQMITSGCILMLAWTIGGICRDLLSTPAFVKTFVETTGLPGAFLPALVFLLSGFLSFATGTSWGTFGILIPIIIPVAQAICPDLLVASLAATLAGSVFGDHCSPISDTTILSSAGAGVDHLVHVSTQMVYSLTVAACCLIGYLVIGLTNGNLILSLVVSALCMIILILVMHKRSAAKLKKL, encoded by the coding sequence ATGGATGCTGTATATGTAGGATGGTTATCAATCCTCCCGCCAGTAATTGCGATTATTCTGGCTTTGATTACCAAAGAAGTACTTTTTTCACTGATAACCGGGATTCTATCCGGTACACTAATTTATTCTTTCGCGTCAGGTACCAATCCGATTATCGGATCTGTTTCCACCGCATTTGAAGTCATGATTCAAAAAACAGATATGAATATCATGGTTTTCTGCTTTTTATTAGGAGGTTTAGTTTACCTTGTCAACGCATCAGGTGGTGCAGAAGCGTACGGAAAATGGGCCTCTAAGGTGATTCGTACCAAACGCTCTTCACTTTTACTCACTAGTTTACTTGGCTGTCTTATCTTTTTAGATGACTATTTTAATTGCCTGACAGTAGGAACGGTTATGAAACCAGTCACTGACAGATATAAAGTCAGCCGTGCAAAATTGGCTTATATTATTGATGCAACCGCTGCACCAATCTGTATTATTGCACCAATATCAAGTTGGGCTGCTGCAGTTGGAAGTTATTTAAAAAATACAGGTGCATTTGACTCTGAATTCAAAGCCTTTATTACGGCTATCCCATACAATTTTTATGCCCTTCTCAGCCTTTTCATGGTTTTACTTGTGTGTGCCTTTTCACTGGATTTTGGCCCTATGGCAAAACATGAAGCATTGGCAAAAACAGGGGTTTTAGGAGAACTTGAAGAAAAAAATGCAGACAAAGAAGTTTCTGCAAAAAAAGGGCATGTCATTGACATGATCCTTCCTATTCTCGTTTTAATTATCATAGCAATCCTCGGAATGCTATATAACGGCGGCTATTGGAGCGGTGATCCTGCTTTGCACAGCATCACTGCCGCACTCGGAAACTGTGTTGCTGCACAAGCTCTCGTTTGGGGCAGCTTTGCCGGGCTGATCACTGCACTTTGTTTGTATGTTCCCAGAAAAATTATGAGTTTCAAAGAATTTATGGACAACTTCACAAAAGGAATGCAACAAATGATCACTTCCGGATGTATTCTAATGCTCGCATGGACAATCGGTGGTATTTGCAGAGATTTATTAAGTACACCGGCTTTTGTAAAAACATTTGTTGAAACAACCGGACTTCCCGGTGCATTTCTTCCGGCTTTGGTATTTTTACTTTCTGGATTCCTAAGTTTTGCGACTGGAACATCCTGGGGAACATTTGGTATTTTAATCCCAATCATTATCCCTGTTGCACAAGCCATTTGTCCTGATTTACTCGTCGCTTCCCTGGCAGCCACACTTGCCGGCAGTGTATTTGGAGACCATTGCTCACCGATATCCGATACAACCATTCTCTCAAGCGCCGGTGCCGGTGTGGACCATTTGGTTCATGTTTCTACACAAATGGTATATTCATTAACTGTAGCAGCCTGCTGCCTCATTGGATATCTTGTGATCGGTTTGACAAATGGAAATCTGATCCTCTCCTTAGTTGTTTCTGCTTTATGTATGATAATATTGATTTTGGTTATGCATAAGCGGTCTGCTGCAAAGCTAAAAAAACTATAA
- the frlC gene encoding fructoselysine 3-epimerase yields MKIGMFTSGYQRNPLEDCFKDAKRFGYDYIELWGARPHAYTYDLKAGAIHEVRRLIEKYEIPVRGFTPEHNAYPFNYMIGTEAMRQESVEYLKTSMDMAKEMGADFTLISAGHSGYGTTYKEMWDRLVKTVRELADHAEKIQHKLIMETLTTYESNVIKNANDLQELFRWVDSPYLVGMCDIVAPFTQSESIMDYFDKLGDKMYHMHIIDGVSDSDSHVMPGEGQIPLQELFYELKDIDYQGTATIELVTGYINEPRMYGRRAINNIREMMDKAGY; encoded by the coding sequence ATGAAAATAGGAATGTTTACAAGTGGATATCAGAGAAATCCGTTGGAAGATTGTTTTAAAGATGCGAAAAGATTTGGATATGACTACATTGAGCTGTGGGGAGCTCGTCCACATGCGTATACATATGATCTGAAAGCAGGTGCGATTCATGAAGTTCGGCGTTTGATCGAGAAGTATGAGATTCCTGTTCGTGGATTTACGCCGGAACACAATGCATATCCATTTAACTATATGATCGGCACAGAAGCAATGCGGCAGGAATCCGTGGAGTATTTGAAGACCTCTATGGATATGGCAAAAGAAATGGGTGCAGATTTTACACTGATCAGTGCAGGACATTCGGGCTATGGAACCACATACAAAGAAATGTGGGATCGTTTAGTGAAAACTGTGCGGGAATTAGCAGATCATGCAGAAAAGATACAACATAAATTAATCATGGAAACATTGACAACATATGAGTCAAATGTGATAAAAAATGCCAACGATTTACAGGAGCTCTTTCGATGGGTTGACTCTCCATATTTAGTTGGAATGTGTGATATTGTTGCACCATTTACACAATCGGAGAGTATTATGGATTATTTTGATAAGTTGGGAGACAAGATGTATCATATGCACATCATTGATGGAGTATCTGATTCGGATTCTCATGTTATGCCGGGAGAAGGTCAGATCCCATTGCAAGAGCTGTTTTATGAATTGAAGGACATTGATTATCAGGGAACGGCAACAATTGAATTGGTTACAGGATATATCAATGAACCTAGAATGTATGGAAGAAGAGCAATTAACAATATTCGTGAAATGATGGATAAAGCAGGATATTAA
- a CDS encoding GntR family transcriptional regulator, with product MEYRIPPGVEAVEKLEDFIVVNRLAPNTRIPSERDLCEMWGVSRSTLRQAVDALVCRGVLYRISGSGVYVSGGKKNRNMVGVDSMVGELRQQGAILVKKIISCRKMEATKQISKKLRVPLGRQVYEYVLLRKIDDIPCILETTYIDCERFPDFDKYYNEKNSMGRVVKNIYHKKQVAGEERISVTYASEHEAEFLEVPSETPLFFTSGIIEDEEGIVVMYYKQLLRGDKFKFVSRIDNEQS from the coding sequence ATGGAATATCGAATTCCGCCAGGTGTAGAAGCGGTAGAAAAATTGGAAGATTTTATTGTGGTGAATCGACTAGCGCCGAATACAAGAATTCCATCAGAAAGAGACTTGTGTGAGATGTGGGGCGTAAGCAGATCTACACTAAGACAAGCGGTTGATGCATTGGTTTGCCGTGGCGTTCTGTATAGAATAAGCGGTTCAGGGGTTTATGTTTCCGGCGGCAAAAAAAATCGAAATATGGTTGGTGTAGATTCCATGGTCGGAGAGCTTCGTCAGCAGGGTGCTATTTTGGTTAAAAAAATTATTTCCTGCAGAAAAATGGAAGCAACCAAACAGATTTCAAAGAAATTGCGAGTACCGTTAGGACGTCAGGTTTATGAATATGTTCTTCTTAGAAAGATTGATGATATTCCGTGTATTTTAGAAACAACCTATATAGATTGTGAACGTTTCCCGGATTTTGATAAATATTATAACGAAAAAAATAGTATGGGACGTGTTGTGAAAAATATTTACCATAAAAAGCAGGTTGCCGGCGAGGAACGAATCAGTGTTACTTATGCAAGTGAACACGAAGCGGAATTTTTAGAAGTGCCTTCAGAGACGCCGCTGTTTTTTACATCAGGGATAATTGAAGATGAAGAAGGAATTGTTGTAATGTATTATAAACAATTGCTCAGAGGTGATAAATTCAAATTTGTAAGTAGGATTGATAATGAGCAGTCATAG
- the abc-f gene encoding ribosomal protection-like ABC-F family protein: protein MSMIKVENLTFSYPSSYDPIFENVSFQIDTDWKLGFVGRNGRGKTTFLNLLMDQYEYRGKIIKSVRFDYFPYLVKDTKKWTMEVLNEVCPQAEEWQIRKELYALEVDEEVLWRPFETLSNGEQTKVLLAALFLNEGHFLLIDEPTNHLDTHGRQIVSEYLRKRKGFILVSHDRCFLDGCVDHILSLNRSNIEVQSGTFSAFLQNFEQQQRLEEAQNASLKKDIRRLSQSAKRTQGWSDRVEASKTGAADKGYIGHKSAKMMKRAKSIEARQQKAIEQKSGLLKNQERAEELKLLPLQYRSDTLVTFSEVSVCYEKNPVSCPVSFSIRRGERVVLEGSNGSGKSSLLKFVVGEALEHTGTITMGSGLVISYVPQDASHLQGTLSDFAKKNQIEEALFKAILRKLDFERIQFEKEIQDFSGGQKKKVLIAKSLCEQAHLYVWDEPLNFVDLYSRMQIEQLIREFSPTMLLVEHDQAFREAVATKVIQIEGK from the coding sequence ATGTCGATGATAAAAGTAGAAAATCTTACGTTTTCTTATCCGTCCAGTTATGATCCTATTTTTGAAAATGTGAGTTTTCAGATCGACACAGACTGGAAACTGGGATTTGTGGGGAGAAACGGCAGAGGAAAGACGACGTTTTTAAATCTTTTGATGGATCAGTATGAGTATCGGGGGAAAATTATAAAATCAGTCCGGTTTGATTATTTTCCGTATTTGGTAAAAGATACAAAAAAGTGGACGATGGAAGTACTGAATGAGGTGTGTCCGCAGGCAGAAGAGTGGCAGATACGGAAGGAACTTTACGCTTTGGAAGTGGATGAAGAAGTGCTTTGGCGTCCTTTTGAGACGCTTTCCAACGGAGAACAGACGAAAGTCCTTCTTGCAGCACTGTTTTTGAATGAAGGACATTTTCTGTTGATCGATGAGCCGACCAATCATCTGGATACACATGGCAGACAGATTGTATCGGAGTATTTGAGAAAAAGGAAGGGATTTATTCTGGTGTCCCATGACAGGTGTTTCCTGGATGGGTGTGTGGATCATATTTTATCCTTGAATCGAAGTAATATTGAAGTACAGAGCGGGACTTTTTCTGCGTTTCTTCAAAATTTTGAACAACAGCAGCGGTTGGAAGAAGCGCAGAATGCGTCTTTGAAAAAGGATATCCGAAGACTTTCGCAGTCAGCAAAACGTACACAAGGATGGTCAGACCGAGTGGAAGCCTCCAAAACCGGGGCTGCGGATAAAGGGTATATCGGGCATAAGTCTGCGAAGATGATGAAACGGGCCAAGTCGATCGAAGCGAGACAACAAAAGGCAATCGAGCAGAAGTCAGGCCTTTTGAAAAACCAGGAAAGGGCAGAAGAGTTAAAGCTGCTGCCCTTGCAATATCGTTCGGATACTCTGGTTACTTTTTCAGAGGTGTCAGTCTGTTATGAGAAAAATCCGGTAAGCTGTCCGGTGTCCTTTTCTATCCGTCGTGGAGAGCGGGTGGTATTAGAAGGAAGCAATGGAAGCGGCAAAAGCAGTCTGCTCAAATTCGTGGTGGGAGAAGCTTTGGAGCATACAGGGACGATCACGATGGGATCTGGACTTGTCATTTCTTATGTACCACAGGATGCGTCACATTTGCAGGGGACACTTTCTGATTTTGCGAAAAAGAACCAGATCGAGGAAGCTTTATTCAAAGCAATCCTGCGGAAACTGGATTTTGAGAGGATTCAGTTTGAAAAGGAAATACAGGATTTTTCCGGTGGTCAGAAGAAAAAGGTGCTGATCGCAAAAAGTCTCTGCGAACAGGCACACTTATATGTGTGGGATGAACCGCTGAATTTTGTGGATCTGTATTCCAGGATGCAGATTGAACAGCTGATCCGGGAATTCTCCCCGACGATGCTTCTGGTCGAGCATGATCAGGCATTTCGGGAGGCCGTGGCGACAAAAGTTATTCAAATAGAAGGAAAGTAA
- a CDS encoding MATE family efflux transporter, which translates to MDTFIQNKTNRKDSMLHELWILGMPTIVEQLLQTVVSYVDTAMVGQIGAIASAAIGLTATVNWLFNGMFFAVSMGMLSYIARYTGEGDVVMAHRTSSQALWVVVFLGIAETIIALLISPVLPQWMGASREIWKDASEYFFIINCPLLFRGSLIVYGNILRANKDSKTPLYINLSVNILNIMLNQLLIGTGTAFVLFGEKIVIPGAGWGVKGAAFATALSQSIGGIAIFIAAMHNPLLTVTGGLLRPKWTILKDCIRVSMPLVGQRMVMGCGYVVFSGLVAGLGTLSVAAHSIALIIEQAFYVPGYGIQTAVSTLSGNAMGRKSEKELESVVKSGLFVAVSIMTTMAIGLFAKASGIMALFTIDKNVIKLGAVLLRIVAVSEPLYAALIIYEGVFFGIGDTKMPFLFSVLTMWGIRICMTWGYVSMIGNNLKIVWAFMVMDNVCRCILLWWWYRKRKQNTFIE; encoded by the coding sequence ATGGATACATTCATCCAAAATAAGACGAACAGGAAAGATTCTATGCTGCATGAATTATGGATTCTGGGGATGCCAACGATCGTAGAACAACTGCTGCAAACGGTTGTGTCGTATGTTGATACTGCAATGGTCGGGCAGATTGGTGCGATCGCGAGTGCTGCAATAGGATTGACAGCTACAGTGAACTGGCTGTTCAATGGAATGTTTTTTGCTGTTAGTATGGGAATGCTAAGTTATATAGCGAGGTATACCGGAGAAGGGGATGTAGTGATGGCACATCGCACATCGTCACAGGCTCTGTGGGTTGTTGTTTTTTTAGGGATTGCAGAAACAATCATTGCATTGCTGATCAGTCCGGTATTGCCGCAGTGGATGGGCGCAAGCAGGGAAATATGGAAAGATGCGAGCGAATATTTTTTCATTATAAACTGTCCATTGCTGTTTAGAGGGAGTTTGATCGTATATGGAAATATTTTAAGGGCGAATAAAGATTCCAAAACGCCATTATATATCAATCTGAGTGTAAATATTTTAAATATTATGTTAAATCAATTGTTGATTGGCACAGGTACTGCCTTTGTTTTGTTTGGGGAAAAAATAGTAATTCCGGGAGCAGGCTGGGGTGTGAAAGGAGCTGCTTTTGCTACAGCGCTCAGTCAGAGCATAGGAGGAATTGCAATTTTTATTGCTGCGATGCATAATCCGTTGCTAACGGTGACAGGCGGATTATTGAGACCGAAGTGGACAATTTTGAAGGATTGTATTCGAGTTTCCATGCCATTGGTCGGACAAAGAATGGTGATGGGATGTGGTTATGTAGTTTTTTCAGGACTGGTTGCAGGACTTGGAACGCTGAGTGTGGCAGCACATTCAATAGCGTTAATCATCGAACAAGCTTTTTATGTACCGGGATATGGGATTCAAACAGCAGTCAGTACTCTTTCCGGGAATGCGATGGGCAGGAAGAGTGAAAAAGAACTGGAATCCGTGGTTAAGTCGGGACTTTTCGTTGCTGTATCGATTATGACTACGATGGCAATTGGACTTTTTGCAAAAGCATCCGGTATCATGGCCTTGTTTACGATCGACAAAAATGTGATCAAACTGGGGGCCGTATTGTTGAGAATCGTGGCTGTGAGTGAGCCTCTTTATGCAGCATTGATTATCTATGAAGGTGTTTTCTTTGGTATTGGAGATACCAAAATGCCATTTTTGTTCTCTGTATTAACCATGTGGGGAATTCGGATATGTATGACATGGGGATATGTAAGTATGATAGGGAACAATTTAAAAATAGTCTGGGCTTTTATGGTAATGGATAATGTATGCAGGTGTATTCTGCTCTGGTGGTGGTACCGGAAAAGAAAGCAAAATACATTCATCGAATAA
- a CDS encoding arsenate reductase family protein, whose translation MLFVHYPKCTTCKRAKKWLDEHQISYEERDIKENNPSLEELKEWYQRSGLPLKRFFNTSGMLYKEMKLKDKLPEMSEDEQLALLASDGMLVKRPIVVTKESVLVGFKEAQWEEEL comes from the coding sequence ATGTTATTTGTACACTATCCGAAATGTACCACATGCAAACGTGCCAAAAAGTGGCTGGATGAGCATCAGATTTCTTATGAAGAACGAGATATCAAAGAGAATAACCCGTCACTGGAAGAGTTAAAAGAATGGTATCAGAGAAGCGGGCTTCCTCTTAAGCGCTTCTTTAATACAAGCGGGATGCTTTACAAAGAGATGAAGCTAAAAGATAAACTTCCGGAAATGAGCGAGGACGAACAGCTGGCACTGCTTGCTTCAGACGGAATGCTCGTAAAGCGTCCGATTGTTGTGACAAAAGAGAGCGTTCTTGTTGGGTTTAAAGAAGCACAGTGGGAAGAAGAGCTGTAA
- a CDS encoding HAMP domain-containing sensor histidine kinase — protein MGVRQKNISGIFRRFLFSFLLAGAATILVLGVIVQILTIKAVIHPANYDEQQLEQKREEIQEAEKVEERMLPYGTRFGVFDNSGRWLYGTFTESEREEVWKAVLEEKNEIRSGYLKRFQREEEICLVSYQLRVQFGNPALRERFPHVLELLLLAALLIFCAEVMFLIRYFSRKIKQELQKIEWMTEKIEHQDLEFPCPDSQVLEIKKILETFGRMRDTLKESLMKQWELESARKEQMGALAHDLKTPLTVIRGNVQLMGEAESLEEAQKYSLALEQEIQGIEEYLQILQEMISTGGYQMYKKEQVDIRELTGQFRERIEAAAAGKKQTIQFECENLPKWICVNEKLLIRSWENLVYNAIEYTPQGGMIRICISEGKEQLEISVEDEGSGFSAEDLQSAKNLFYQGDKSRHSRKHYGMGLYLAEQFAKENGGSLTLANSTRMKGAWVRLRIAKESQK, from the coding sequence GTGGGAGTAAGGCAAAAGAATATTTCAGGGATTTTCAGACGTTTTCTGTTTAGTTTTTTACTTGCAGGAGCAGCAACTATACTGGTTTTGGGAGTGATTGTCCAGATTTTGACCATAAAGGCGGTGATACATCCCGCTAATTATGATGAACAGCAGTTGGAGCAAAAAAGGGAAGAAATCCAGGAAGCAGAAAAAGTGGAAGAAAGAATGCTCCCATACGGAACCAGGTTTGGAGTGTTTGATAATTCAGGCAGGTGGCTTTACGGAACATTTACAGAATCAGAAAGAGAAGAAGTATGGAAAGCTGTTTTGGAAGAGAAAAATGAAATCAGAAGTGGATATCTGAAACGATTCCAGAGAGAAGAGGAAATCTGTCTGGTATCCTATCAGCTTCGTGTTCAATTTGGAAATCCGGCACTCAGAGAACGGTTTCCGCATGTTCTGGAATTACTTTTGCTGGCAGCGCTTTTGATTTTTTGTGCGGAAGTGATGTTTTTGATCCGATATTTCAGCCGGAAGATTAAACAAGAACTTCAAAAAATTGAATGGATGACAGAAAAAATTGAGCATCAGGATCTGGAATTTCCATGTCCGGATTCTCAGGTTCTTGAAATCAAAAAAATCCTGGAGACGTTCGGAAGAATGCGGGATACACTGAAAGAGTCTCTGATGAAGCAGTGGGAGCTTGAATCAGCCAGAAAAGAGCAGATGGGAGCGCTGGCACATGATCTGAAGACGCCTTTGACTGTGATCCGGGGGAACGTACAGCTGATGGGAGAGGCAGAGAGTCTGGAAGAAGCACAAAAGTACAGCCTTGCATTGGAACAGGAAATTCAGGGAATCGAAGAATATTTGCAGATTTTGCAGGAGATGATCTCCACAGGAGGTTATCAGATGTACAAAAAAGAGCAGGTGGACATACGAGAACTGACAGGACAATTCAGAGAGCGGATCGAAGCGGCGGCTGCCGGGAAGAAGCAAACGATTCAGTTTGAATGTGAAAATCTTCCAAAGTGGATTTGTGTCAATGAGAAACTGTTGATACGGTCCTGGGAAAATCTGGTATATAACGCAATCGAATATACGCCACAGGGAGGAATGATACGAATCTGTATATCTGAGGGAAAGGAACAACTGGAAATTTCCGTAGAGGATGAGGGGAGCGGATTTTCGGCGGAAGATCTGCAGTCTGCGAAAAACCTGTTTTATCAGGGAGACAAAAGCAGACATTCCAGGAAACATTACGGGATGGGATTGTATCTGGCAGAGCAATTTGCAAAAGAAAACGGAGGAAGTCTTACATTGGCCAACTCTACGAGGATGAAAGGAGCATGGGTAAGACTGCGGATTGCGAAAGAATCCCAGAAATAA
- a CDS encoding Cof-type HAD-IIB family hydrolase, whose product MGKKLLALDIDGTSVCDDYSMGEKSKRAIQLAQKKGCIVAFVSGRREMDMLTLKEDQWITDYQILNTGGKIIRCADKKILYDKRIPSEVCKKLISYCMENGLQIQWCNGLKWYVSKMTDATAEYAKEINLLPKVVDVFEKVDFQEKIESFMAAKDWERVAAYIDSSIFELTYTNSEPGSIDIIDRNITKWQGIEILANELGIAYEDIITVGNYYNDLDMLQRAAVGIAVGNAVEIVKNQADFVMERDNNHDVVEEIVTKMLNHEFDL is encoded by the coding sequence ATGGGGAAAAAGTTATTAGCATTAGATATTGATGGAACGTCTGTATGTGATGATTATAGTATGGGAGAAAAAAGTAAGAGAGCTATTCAATTAGCACAGAAGAAAGGATGCATTGTTGCATTCGTTTCCGGCAGAAGAGAAATGGATATGCTTACATTAAAGGAGGATCAATGGATTACAGATTATCAGATCCTTAATACGGGTGGGAAGATTATTAGGTGTGCAGATAAAAAAATCTTATATGATAAGAGGATTCCTTCAGAGGTTTGTAAGAAATTAATTTCATATTGTATGGAAAATGGACTTCAGATTCAATGGTGCAATGGGCTTAAATGGTATGTTTCTAAAATGACAGATGCAACTGCGGAATACGCAAAGGAAATCAACCTTTTGCCGAAGGTTGTGGATGTGTTTGAAAAAGTGGATTTTCAAGAAAAGATAGAAAGTTTTATGGCAGCGAAAGATTGGGAACGTGTAGCTGCATATATTGATTCTTCCATATTTGAGCTGACCTACACAAATTCTGAACCGGGTTCCATTGATATTATAGACAGGAATATAACAAAATGGCAGGGAATTGAAATTCTTGCAAATGAATTAGGGATCGCTTATGAAGATATAATCACAGTTGGAAACTATTACAATGACCTGGATATGCTGCAGAGGGCTGCTGTTGGAATTGCTGTCGGAAATGCAGTAGAGATTGTGAAAAATCAAGCGGATTTTGTTATGGAAAGAGATAACAATCACGATGTGGTAGAAGAAATTGTTACGAAAATGTTGAATCATGAGTTTGATTTATAA
- a CDS encoding sugar phosphate isomerase/epimerase family protein, protein MSIITMDQIAVMSVQYVHYTFDYYLDSMHQCGIKNLDLWGGSPHYCRLDYLTSSSAERKLLEMRRKAESLGMKYVMYTPETLGYPYSFSAPEQPIRDRTVDYFDMAMDDALTLGTNRVFMNSGCGPLDIPREDSWKRAVETIHKICEMAEKRGISILLEQLQPYESNLLVNLPQMKEMLNEVHSPALKTCVDLIAMEVAGENLEDYYNVLGEDTIQFIHYADGDPSGHFILGDGNLPLKEYLNILEKHNYTGIVDLEINDSIYWDDPHTSVQRSVNYLKENLLIK, encoded by the coding sequence ATGTCAATTATCACAATGGACCAGATTGCTGTTATGAGTGTGCAATACGTACACTACACGTTCGATTACTATCTTGATTCGATGCATCAATGCGGTATCAAGAACCTTGATCTATGGGGCGGATCCCCTCATTACTGCAGGCTCGACTACTTAACCTCGTCATCTGCAGAACGAAAACTTCTCGAGATGAGACGAAAAGCAGAAAGTCTGGGAATGAAATATGTTATGTATACACCTGAAACCCTTGGATATCCATATAGTTTCAGTGCACCAGAACAGCCCATCCGGGATCGTACAGTCGATTACTTTGACATGGCAATGGACGATGCTCTAACGCTTGGTACAAACCGTGTTTTCATGAACAGCGGGTGTGGCCCTCTCGATATTCCAAGAGAAGACAGCTGGAAGCGCGCCGTTGAAACGATACATAAGATTTGTGAAATGGCTGAAAAACGTGGTATTTCTATTTTACTTGAGCAGCTGCAGCCATATGAAAGCAATCTTTTGGTAAATCTTCCGCAGATGAAGGAAATGCTCAACGAAGTTCACAGCCCTGCTTTAAAGACCTGCGTAGATTTGATTGCAATGGAAGTCGCAGGAGAAAACCTGGAAGATTATTATAACGTATTAGGAGAAGACACTATTCAATTCATTCATTATGCAGATGGAGATCCCTCCGGTCATTTTATTCTCGGAGACGGAAACCTCCCATTAAAAGAATACTTGAATATCTTAGAAAAGCATAATTATACCGGAATCGTAGATTTAGAAATCAATGACTCCATTTACTGGGACGATCCTCATACTTCTGTACAGCGGTCTGTCAACTATCTCAAAGAAAATTTGTTGATAAAATAG